The following are encoded in a window of Caldicellulosiruptor danielii genomic DNA:
- a CDS encoding aliphatic sulfonate ABC transporter substrate-binding protein, whose amino-acid sequence MAIKRYYKVAALIILPIILLFLLSGCYARKEDKNLKVRIAFFPNITHAQALVGKELGIFQKRMGNNVKVEYKVFNAGPAEIEAFLADEVDIGYIGPIPAINGFEKTNGEIKIIAGSSNGGMMLVSRQDLNIKNLDDLKGKKIAVPQFGNTQDIVLRFLLSKAGLKDTTKGGDVEIIQAENPDIKTLLDRNQIDAALVPEPWGTRLRKEVNANVVLDSSQIAQYIDIPTTVIITTSKFLKEHSDIVEKFLIAHLEVADYIEKNPEKSCKMINRQISEITSKPLPEDVLNESFKNIKLTSEIQRESLEKAIESYFELGYLRGKPNIEELVDTEILDRIKNKEVY is encoded by the coding sequence ATGGCAATAAAAAGATATTATAAAGTAGCTGCCTTGATTATACTGCCAATTATTTTGTTATTTCTCCTTTCTGGATGTTATGCCAGAAAAGAAGACAAAAATCTTAAAGTAAGAATTGCATTTTTCCCGAATATAACTCATGCCCAAGCGTTGGTAGGCAAAGAACTTGGCATTTTCCAAAAAAGGATGGGCAATAATGTAAAAGTTGAATATAAAGTTTTCAATGCAGGTCCGGCTGAGATAGAAGCGTTTTTAGCAGATGAGGTTGACATAGGTTATATTGGGCCAATTCCTGCGATAAACGGCTTTGAAAAGACAAACGGGGAAATAAAGATTATCGCAGGATCTTCAAATGGAGGCATGATGCTGGTTTCAAGGCAGGATTTGAATATAAAGAATTTAGATGACTTAAAAGGTAAGAAAATTGCAGTTCCTCAATTTGGGAATACCCAGGATATTGTATTAAGGTTTTTATTAAGCAAAGCTGGACTCAAAGATACTACCAAAGGCGGAGATGTTGAGATAATTCAAGCTGAAAATCCAGATATTAAAACCTTACTTGATAGAAATCAGATAGATGCAGCACTTGTTCCTGAACCTTGGGGAACAAGGTTGAGAAAAGAAGTAAATGCCAATGTTGTGCTTGACAGTAGCCAAATAGCACAATACATAGATATTCCTACAACAGTAATTATAACTACTTCAAAGTTTTTAAAAGAGCATTCTGATATTGTAGAAAAATTTCTCATAGCACATTTAGAGGTAGCAGATTATATTGAAAAAAATCCTGAAAAATCATGCAAGATGATAAATAGACAGATTTCTGAGATAACTTCTAAGCCATTGCCTGAAGATGTTTTAAATGAGTCATTCAAAAATATCAAACTTACAAGTGAAATACAAAGAGAGTCTTTGGAGAAAGCCATTGAGTCATATTTTGAGTTGGGATACTTAAGAGGAAAACCAAATATTGAAGAATTAGTTGACACAGAAATTTTAGATAGAATCAAGAACAAAGAGGTGTATTAA